The Chaetodon trifascialis isolate fChaTrf1 chromosome 17, fChaTrf1.hap1, whole genome shotgun sequence genome has a segment encoding these proteins:
- the e2f3 gene encoding transcription factor E2F3 isoform X2 has translation MRKGLSSVSEGSVDFHAGCTETGSTLRSVSSPPGQSSTVSLEVRSSEPTDIVRYATQHGPSTPGTEERSNPERVQAKRKLELEAGDPQDLKDGGDAKMPMASPSHTGGKAPAAMDSAHKLVHEKSRNDTSLGLLTRRFVELLGRSANGVLDLNKVAEELNVSKRRVYDVTNVLEGVHLIKKTSRSRIKWLGCRVEEQVDNQQKSLAEEERKLDELIRICMQQIHQMCENRHSQRFAYLTYEDVQRIPSLKEQTVIVVKAPAQTKLEVPHPAESLQVHLRSTQGPIEVFLCSDDPINMQASDSCAASGSLLNSSTNGHSSTPLLLNKPSVQMSSKDNANHTSRINTVSKPTQLSSPAPGTPASPMPTSLQNPSKDQLIFVTLTPPLEVPAGGEEYLLSLAEDEGITDLFSSVDLDQLPLDVPL, from the exons ATGAGGAAGGGGCTTTCCTCGGTCTCGGAGGGCTCCGTCGATTTTCACGCGGGGTGTACCGAGACTGGTTCGACCTTACGGTCCGTCAGCTCTCCGCCTGGCCAAAGCAGCACCGTGAGTTTGGAGGTCCGGTCCTCCGAGCCGACTGACATTGTCAGATACGCCACACAACACGGTCCCTCAACGCCCGGGACCGAGGAGAGAAGTAATCCGGAACGAGTTCAG GCTAAGAGAAAGCTGGAGCTGGAAGCCGGTGACCCCCAGGACCTGAAGGATGGCGGTGATGCCAAGATGCCGATGGCCTCTCCATCCCACACTGGAGGAAAGG CTCCTGCTGCAATGGACAGCGCGCACAAGCTTGTGCACGAGAAGTCACGCAATGACACCTCACTAGGTTTATTGACCCGGAGGTTTGTGGAGCTGCTGGGCCGCTCCGCTAACGGGGTGTTGGACCTCAATAAAGTTGCTGAGGAGCTCAATGTCTCTAAGAGACGTGTGTATGATGTCACTAATGTCCTGGAAGGTGTCCACCTCATCAAAAAGACGTCTAGAAGTCGCATCAAGTGGTT gggctGTCGTGTGGAAGAGCAGGTAGATAATCAGCAGAAGAGTCtcgctgaggaggagaggaaactgGACGAGTTGATCCGAATCTGCATGCAGCAGATTCACCAGATGTGTGAGAACCGCCACAGTCAGAG ATTCGCCTATTTGACCTACGAGGATGTCCAAAGGATACCCAGCTTGAAAGAACAGACTGTGATTGTGGTCAAAGCTCCGGCACAGACAAAGCTGGAGGTGCCACACCCCGCAGAG AGCCTGCAGGTCCACCTCAGGAGCACACAGGGGCCCATTGAGGTGTTCCTCTGTTCAGATGACCCCATCAATATGCAAGCCTCAGACAGCTGTGCGGCCAGTGGCAGCCTCTTAAACTCTTCCACCAATGGCCATAGCTCCACCCCCCTCTTGCTGAACAAGCCCTCCGTCCAGATGTCTTCCAAAG ACAATGCTAACCATACTTCCAGAATCAATACTGTCTCCAAGCCGACACAACTGTCATCACCAGCTCCTGGCACCCCTGCCTCCCCCATGCCCACCTCCCTCCAAAACCCGTCTAAAGACCAGCTGATCTTTGTCACCCTCACTCCACCTCTGGAAGTCCCTGCTGGCGGGGAGGAGTACCTCCTGAGCCTGGCTGAGGATGAGGGCATCACTgacctcttctcctctgttgaCCTGGACCAGCTGCCCCTGGATGTGCCCCTGTGA
- the srfbp1 gene encoding serum response factor-binding protein 1, with amino-acid sequence MIYIMDEVEKMVPSVDEKVKEDEEIQDKEEAEEEGEDGDTGDEVEEGDGGDEEQGGGDDGQKAEEEEEEEEAMPQAPDKIEKNVPLPAQPNEKKQTDGLNLNNEVVRMRKEVKRAKALIIRKLTRQIGALKKKKGKEAEIERNQRRAARLLEEIHAMKGLSPDLVTKTALQKNLNFEQVCKNPKSTITDRATARIATHPQFSKKIEGIKGAVKAFKEERMKGGKQRGKETVQKKAGKVTPQAPQTKGERKSEKEEEDITVEEKEVIDSEEGDEILEDIADAPVAEPEKDEGKPTHSTDTAVCQVKEMPKKVRPPSVKRSEIKDTVKNIAQSKDAEKITSAPEVLHKKAAEEESDLDSSDDEQKEYFDDSTEERFRKQSSQSEESDDDDFFVGKVSKFKKKKQKSVDQEKGHEVKMDPTDQVQSKLDELESRLKSKMTSLQSVFCSSLSKPVRGRGAGRGRGGDKFRGQGKPRGGSGLNRDFSQQPKFQKQEKETERHSGSKYSTSESSEKGFPSVGRGRGRGRGRGDGIRQRDPRGGRVFSHQAPQQALHPSWEASKKRKEQQGQILAFQGKKIKFGDDD; translated from the exons ATGATATACATCATGGACGAGGTAGAGAAAATGGTGCCATCTGTTGACGAGAAAGTAAAGGAGGACGAAGAGATACAGGACaaggaagaagcagaagaggaaggagaggatggTGATACTGGAGATGAGGtagaggagggagatggaggagatgaagaacagggaggaggagatgatgggcaaaaggcagaagaagaagaagaagaagaagaagcaatgCCACAGGCGCCAGATAAAATTGAGAAAAATGTTCCATTGCCTGCTCAACCCAATGAGAAAAAGCAAACTGATGGTCTGAACCTCAACAACGAGgtggtgaggatgaggaaggaggtgaagagggCTAAGGCTTTGATCATCAGGAAGCTGACACGACAGATTGGCgccctgaagaagaagaaagggaaagaggcagaaattGAGAGGAATCAGAGGAGAGCTGCCAGACTGCTGGAGGAGATCCACGCCATGAAGGGCCTCTCACCAGACCTG GTGACCAAGACAGCCTTGCAGAAGAATCTCAACTTTGAGCAGGTGTGTAAAAATCCAAAGTCTACTATTACTGACCGGGCCACAGCGCGCATCGCCACCCACCCTCAATTCAGCAAGAAGATCGAAGGCATCAAAGGTGCCGTGAAAGCCTTCAAAGAGGAGCGGATGAAGGGCggaaagcagagagggaaggagacagTGCAAAAGAAAGCCGGAAAGGTGACTCCACAGGCACcacagacaaagggagagagaaagagtgagaaagaagaggaggacattacagtggaggaaaaggaagTCATAGACAGTGAGGAAGGAGACGAAATCCTTGAAGACATTGCAGATGCCCCTGTTGCAGAACCTGAAAAGGACGAAGGGAAACCAACTCATTCAACTGATACTGCTGTTTGTCAAGTGAAAGAAATGCCTAAGAAAGTAAGACCACCATCAGTAAAAAGAAGTGAAATAAAGGACACTGTGAAAAATATAGCTCAAAGTAAAGATGCAGAAAAGATTACATCTGCACCTGAAGTGCTTCACAAAAAggctgctgaggaagagagtGATTTAGACTCATCCGACGACGAGCAAAAAGAGTACTTTGatgacagcacagaggaacGTTTCCGCAAGCAGTCCTCCCAGTCTGAGGAGAGCGACGACGATGACTTCTTTGTTGGAAAAGTGAGCAAattcaagaagaagaagcagaaaagtgTAGACCAGGAGAAGGGGCATGAAGTGAAAATGGATCCAACTGACCAGGTCCAGAGTAAACTTGATGAGCTTGAATCGAGGCTGAAGTCTAAAATGACCTcgcttcagtctgttttttgttcttccCTTTCCAAGCCTGTTAGGGGCAGGGgtgcaggcagagggagaggtggggATAAATTTAGGGGCCAAGGGAAACCAAGGGGCGGCAGTGGTTTAAATAGAGATTTTAGTCAACAGCCCAAGTTCCAAAAGcaggagaaagaaacagaaagacattCAGGGTCCAAGTACAGTACGTCAGAGTCGTCAGAGAAGGGCTTTCCCTCTGTCGGCAGGGGCAGGGGGAGGGGCCGAGGCAGAGGTGATGGTATTAGGCAAAGGGATCCTAGAGGTGGACGTGTCTTTTCCCATCAGGCACCACAGCAGGCACTACACCCTTCCTGGGAGGCCAGTAAGAAAAGGAAAGAGCAGCAAGGACAAATCCTGGCCTTCCAAGGGAAGAAGATCAAGTTTGGTGATGATGActga
- the e2f3 gene encoding transcription factor E2F3 isoform X1: protein MPMASPSHTGGKAPAAMDSAHKLVHEKSRNDTSLGLLTRRFVELLGRSANGVLDLNKVAEELNVSKRRVYDVTNVLEGVHLIKKTSRSRIKWLGCRVEEQVDNQQKSLAEEERKLDELIRICMQQIHQMCENRHSQRFAYLTYEDVQRIPSLKEQTVIVVKAPAQTKLEVPHPAESLQVHLRSTQGPIEVFLCSDDPINMQASDSCAASGSLLNSSTNGHSSTPLLLNKPSVQMSSKDNANHTSRINTVSKPTQLSSPAPGTPASPMPTSLQNPSKDQLIFVTLTPPLEVPAGGEEYLLSLAEDEGITDLFSSVDLDQLPLDVPL from the exons ATGCCGATGGCCTCTCCATCCCACACTGGAGGAAAGG CTCCTGCTGCAATGGACAGCGCGCACAAGCTTGTGCACGAGAAGTCACGCAATGACACCTCACTAGGTTTATTGACCCGGAGGTTTGTGGAGCTGCTGGGCCGCTCCGCTAACGGGGTGTTGGACCTCAATAAAGTTGCTGAGGAGCTCAATGTCTCTAAGAGACGTGTGTATGATGTCACTAATGTCCTGGAAGGTGTCCACCTCATCAAAAAGACGTCTAGAAGTCGCATCAAGTGGTT gggctGTCGTGTGGAAGAGCAGGTAGATAATCAGCAGAAGAGTCtcgctgaggaggagaggaaactgGACGAGTTGATCCGAATCTGCATGCAGCAGATTCACCAGATGTGTGAGAACCGCCACAGTCAGAG ATTCGCCTATTTGACCTACGAGGATGTCCAAAGGATACCCAGCTTGAAAGAACAGACTGTGATTGTGGTCAAAGCTCCGGCACAGACAAAGCTGGAGGTGCCACACCCCGCAGAG AGCCTGCAGGTCCACCTCAGGAGCACACAGGGGCCCATTGAGGTGTTCCTCTGTTCAGATGACCCCATCAATATGCAAGCCTCAGACAGCTGTGCGGCCAGTGGCAGCCTCTTAAACTCTTCCACCAATGGCCATAGCTCCACCCCCCTCTTGCTGAACAAGCCCTCCGTCCAGATGTCTTCCAAAG ACAATGCTAACCATACTTCCAGAATCAATACTGTCTCCAAGCCGACACAACTGTCATCACCAGCTCCTGGCACCCCTGCCTCCCCCATGCCCACCTCCCTCCAAAACCCGTCTAAAGACCAGCTGATCTTTGTCACCCTCACTCCACCTCTGGAAGTCCCTGCTGGCGGGGAGGAGTACCTCCTGAGCCTGGCTGAGGATGAGGGCATCACTgacctcttctcctctgttgaCCTGGACCAGCTGCCCCTGGATGTGCCCCTGTGA